Proteins from one Pseudomonas grandcourensis genomic window:
- a CDS encoding response regulator transcription factor has translation MSSMIKIGIVDDHPLLRDGVTMALKKVADFQVVEQGASAEDALEIAARFAPDVLLMDVNMPGDSFAAVRAISASSPTVKVLMLTVSESIEDAYSALEAGAQGYVLKGISGRELVQAIRNVAGGETFITPKLASKLLSNFGKHAADKQKIELTHREEQVIREVSKGLTNREVAIKLELCEKTIKHYMTNVMYKLRVRNRTQAVAAVRRHWESDHIPGLCGVLQRRDLNDSGKTSSGR, from the coding sequence ATGAGTTCCATGATCAAGATTGGCATCGTTGATGATCACCCGCTGTTAAGGGATGGGGTCACAATGGCGCTGAAGAAAGTCGCTGACTTTCAGGTGGTCGAGCAGGGGGCGTCTGCGGAGGATGCCCTGGAAATTGCCGCTCGTTTTGCTCCGGATGTTTTGCTGATGGATGTAAATATGCCGGGCGATAGCTTTGCTGCCGTGCGAGCGATCTCAGCTTCTTCGCCGACAGTTAAAGTTTTGATGCTGACGGTGTCCGAGTCCATCGAGGATGCCTATTCCGCCCTCGAGGCGGGTGCGCAGGGATATGTGCTGAAGGGCATAAGCGGTCGTGAGCTTGTGCAAGCCATCAGAAATGTTGCCGGTGGTGAAACCTTCATTACACCCAAGCTTGCCAGCAAGCTGTTGAGCAATTTCGGAAAGCACGCGGCTGATAAGCAAAAGATCGAGCTGACCCATCGCGAAGAACAAGTTATCCGGGAAGTATCGAAGGGCCTGACAAACCGCGAGGTTGCTATCAAGCTTGAGCTCTGCGAGAAGACCATCAAGCACTACATGACGAATGTCATGTACAAGCTACGCGTTCGTAACCGGACGCAGGCAGTCGCAGCAGTGAGACGGCATTGGGAGAGTGACCATATACCTGGCTTATGTGGTGTTCTTCAACGCCGTGACTTGAATGACAGCGGTAAGACAAGTAGCGGGCGATAA
- a CDS encoding histidine kinase, whose protein sequence is MCTETKAQSNSETLVEEPGQTLVGSEAGQTSSGAAPGRQSTRAKLRHSSRSTQFVICATIILGLTMTFVGNLVSQSIEDATIQTAAETGARYMQNFLEPFVQGLTTAKELPNGTIQAIDHLLSNTSLSTHVVSVKIWLPDGTIVYSADKSTVQKTFPTEEISQALTGKIYTELDNDFEDDTEDAFERSLNIPLYEIFAPLRETGTGKIVAVGEFYETAEALQREINNVRKKVWAIVGTATTAMLLLLFFIVRRDDKIIKQHETVLEWRMDEQAKLHSNNAALQHKVTTANREFSRINELTLRRIGADLHDGPAQLLSLILLRLEELEDSQGASDGEVLEMIRRAGEDALNEVREISLGLALPEVNDLTLHDALVLLAERHEERTETRVELELDTLPDDVPIAHKICIYRFAQEALNNAYIHAGGKGQKLSASHCEGLLEVQVEDAGVGISTEKPSVPSRGRTRLGLIGMRYRVESLGGIFIIESAPHAGTKARAQFKI, encoded by the coding sequence ATGTGTACAGAGACAAAAGCCCAATCAAATTCTGAGACTTTGGTCGAAGAACCGGGTCAGACCTTGGTCGGATCAGAGGCTGGCCAAACGTCCAGTGGCGCAGCCCCCGGGAGACAGAGCACCCGTGCGAAACTGCGCCATTCAAGCCGCTCAACCCAGTTCGTAATCTGCGCCACAATCATTCTGGGCTTGACCATGACGTTCGTTGGAAACCTCGTAAGCCAAAGTATCGAAGATGCAACGATTCAAACGGCGGCAGAGACCGGTGCGCGTTATATGCAGAACTTTCTCGAACCTTTCGTCCAGGGACTGACCACTGCCAAAGAACTCCCCAATGGAACCATTCAGGCCATTGATCACCTGCTGTCCAACACCTCGCTGAGTACACATGTAGTCTCGGTAAAAATCTGGCTTCCAGACGGCACGATTGTCTACAGCGCCGACAAATCCACAGTCCAGAAAACTTTTCCGACAGAAGAGATCTCACAGGCGCTGACGGGCAAGATCTATACAGAACTGGACAATGATTTTGAGGATGATACGGAGGACGCTTTCGAGCGAAGCCTGAATATTCCGCTCTATGAAATTTTTGCTCCCCTGCGCGAAACAGGTACTGGAAAGATTGTTGCGGTTGGAGAGTTCTACGAAACAGCGGAAGCGTTACAGCGCGAAATCAATAATGTTCGCAAGAAAGTATGGGCGATTGTCGGTACAGCAACGACAGCCATGCTTTTGTTGTTATTTTTTATCGTTCGGCGCGATGACAAGATAATAAAGCAGCATGAAACAGTACTTGAATGGCGAATGGATGAGCAAGCAAAGTTGCACTCGAACAATGCCGCCCTTCAGCACAAAGTCACTACAGCCAATCGCGAGTTTTCCAGAATCAATGAACTCACTCTTCGGCGGATCGGGGCAGATCTTCATGATGGTCCTGCCCAGCTGTTGTCACTTATTCTCCTTCGCCTTGAAGAGCTCGAAGATTCGCAAGGAGCCTCGGATGGAGAAGTCCTCGAAATGATCAGGCGCGCCGGCGAGGATGCTTTAAACGAAGTGCGGGAAATATCACTCGGCCTGGCTCTTCCGGAAGTCAATGACCTGACCCTGCACGATGCGCTGGTATTGCTTGCCGAGCGGCACGAAGAGCGAACCGAGACGCGAGTAGAACTGGAGCTTGATACGCTTCCAGACGATGTACCGATAGCGCATAAAATTTGTATTTACCGCTTCGCCCAGGAAGCATTGAACAATGCCTATATTCACGCCGGTGGAAAAGGCCAAAAGCTCAGCGCCTCTCATTGCGAAGGACTACTGGAAGTGCAAGTCGAAGATGCGGGAGTGGGTATTTCAACCGAAAAACCAAGTGTGCCAAGTCGAGGTAGAACTCGTCTGGGCCTTATCGGCATGCGCTATCGCGTCGAATCCCTCGGCGGAATATTCATCATTGAATCGGCGCCCCATGCCGGAACCAAAGCCAGGGCGCAGTTCAAAATCTGA